The Candidatus Desulfofervidus auxilii DNA segment TCTTATTATGATTCTCTTAATTTAGTCCGAACAAGCAATAACATTGAGCAGTGGTTAAGATTTTTTCTTACAGGGGTTATTACTATTTCTAAAGAAGGGATAGATATTTTTGAAGAGATTATTAAGCTTCGTCAATTATATGAAAGAGAGATTATGAAGTTTGGGCGCCAGGCAAAGCTTGGTCATCGAGCTTTGCTTTTTATGTTTTCTAAACCCATTGTAGACGTGAAAACTATCAAGACGGAACTTGATGTTGCTTTTAATACTGCTAACTCTCTTCTCGGTAAATTTTTAAAAGCAGGACTCGTTAAAGAAATAACCGGCCATTCCCGTAATCGCCTTTTTGTTTTATGGAAGTATTTAGATTTATTTAAAAAGTAATTGTGACAGATAAAAATTTACAATCTGAAATAGAAAAACTAAAAGCCGAAATTGAACGGCTAAAGAAAGAATTAAAGAAAAGAAAAAAGTATGGTTTAGTGGGGGAAGATAAACCAGAAGATGTGGTTAAGATGTGCAGGGAGAAACTTCCAGTTCTAAAAGAGGTAAAAACTAAGGAGATAATTACTGATATTACTGATAAAGAGAAACCGGTAAATTTACTTATTGAAGGAGATAATTATCATGCTCTTTCTGTCTTGAATTATACTCATGTTAAAAAAGTAGATGTGATTTACATTGACCCGCCGTATAATACTGGAAATGATGAGTTTAAATATAATGATGCTTTTAATCATTCTAGTTGGCTTGTTTTTATGAAGAATAGATTAGAAGTAGCGAGGAATTTATTACAAGATAATGGAGTGATTTTTGTTCAGTGTGATGATAACGAACAAGCATACTTAAAAGTCTTAATGGATGAAATTTTTGGTAGAGACAATTTTATAAATACTATTAGTTTGCGAATTAGTCCCCCAGAAGGAGTAAAGACTACCTACATGTATATGCTAGAAACAGACAAAAAATAGAGGTTAAACCTGTTTATGTTAAGGCGGATAAATGGGATACGCATTATGGATCTTACCTCGAGAATATCGAAGAACCAATGGAAAGGGGAGAATAATACCCTTATCTCAAAAATTAAAAGAAGAAGGATTAATAGCTGATCTAGACGATAAAAGATTTACTAAATGGATTATTGATAATTCTAACAGAATATTTCAGTTAATTGATGCTGGAAAATATAAAAATATTAAAAAATACCGGAAAGATAAATTTCAATGGACGGATGATGGAAAAATTATTATTTACAAAGGAAGAAAAGTACATTTTTTGAAAGAAGGTTTAAAAGAGACAGATGATGGGTTAACATTAGATAGATTATTATGTGATTTCTGGAAAGATATTTCTTTTAATAATCTCTTCCAAGAAGGCGGAGTTAGTTTAATTGGAGGCAAAAAACCTGAAAAACTTATTAAAAGAATTCTGGAGATGTTTACTACCAAGGATGATATTATCTTAGATTTCTTTATGGGGACCGGAACTACTTGTGCTGTTGCCCACAAAATGGGTCGTCAATACATTGGAGTTGAGCAGCTCGATTATGGAGAAAATAGCGCAGTTGTTAGGTTGAAAAATGTGATTAACGGCGATCAAACTGGTATTTCAAAAGCAGTTGGTTGGAAAGGAGGTGGCGATTTTGTCTATCTAGAACTCCTAAAATGGAACCAAAATTTTGTTGAGAAAATCCAGAAGGCAAAAACAAAAGAGGAACTTAAAAAGCTTTGGGAGACAATGAAGAAAAAAGCTTTTTTAAGCTACAAGGTCGATGTGAAAACTATTGATGAACATGCAAAGAATTTTGAAGAGTTGTCTATTGAGGATCAGAAAAGATTTTTGCTTGAGTGTTTAGATAAAAACCACCTTTATGTCAATTACAGCGAGATTGATGATGAGGAATATGGGGTAAGTGAGAAGGATAATAAGTTGAATAGGGAGTTTTATGACTATGACTTTTAAACTCTGGAGTGAATTAAATCCAAAAGCAAAAAAAGAATTAAAACCTGATTTTGGTTTAAGGAGTTGGAATTCTTTAAGTAGTGATGAGAAATATAAAATTTGGAAGTGTTTAGAATGGTATTTTTTTGACAAAGATATAAAAACTAAATACGAAGGATATTATCTATCAAGAAAAATCCATTATTATAAATTTTTTGGAGAACCTCCGGAGAATGGGAAAAAGAAGAAAAGAATTTATTTTTCGATAGCGGCTCTTAATCATAAGTATAAAGCTAAGAGCTATGCTAAAAATTTTTTAGAGGATAACACATTAAATTCAGCATGCCATGACTTCTATGAAATTTTTATGAATCAAGACGAAAATGTTGTAATGGAGTTACTCTCTTTATATTCCCTTTTATTAATTCCTGAAAGAGCAAAAGGAACAATACATAAGAAAGAAGGAGAGTCAGAAGAGGAATATAATCAAAGGTTAGAAAATTGGAGGTGGGAAGAATTTGATAAATTTCGCAAAGACTTGAACGAAGTTTTTACTGATTTTGGAATAAATCTTTATTTAACAGGACAAGGTTTTGCACCCCGGCAAGAAGAGAAAATAATTAAGGAAATTTATGAGCCTGTTTTAAATTATTTATCACATTCAAAATGGACAGAGGTTAGTAAAATTTTATCAGATGCATTTGATGAGTATAGAAAAAATACTCCTCAGGGATATAGCAATTGTGTTACGAATGTTATTTCTGCTATTCAAGCATTTTTACAAATTGTAGTTAATGGGAAAACCGGTAAGGGAGAAATTTCTAAATTAATTCCGATCGCTCAAAAGAAGAAACTAATACCTGATGATTTTTTCACGCAGAAGATTTTTGACAATTTAGAATCAGTTTTTGCCAGACAAAGACAAGAAACTGGTATAGCCCATCCTAAGAAACAATATGCCAATGAAAAGAATGCTCGTTTGATGCTAAATTTAGCAATGGTATTTCTTCAACATTGTATACAAAAATAACTATGCTCCACCAAACATTTAATTCAATAAAAGAATCATTTAGACATTATGGCTAAAAATAATTTCCAAAAAGGCGAAATAGTAATTTATAAAACTCCTAAAAATGAGGTTGAGGTTGAGGTGCGATTTGAAAAAGAAACTGTTTGGTTAAGGCAGGATGAAATTGCTCGTCTCTATGGCAAAGAGCGTTCTGTTATTACGAAGCATATTAATAATATTTTTAGAGATAAAGAAGTGGATAAAAAAAGCAATGTGCAAAAATTGCACATTGCTGGTTCTGATAAACCGGTTGCTTTTTATAGTTTAGATGTAATTTTAGCGGTTGGGTATAGGACCAATTCAGCAAGGGCTATCCATTTTAGAAAATGGGCAACCAATGTTTTGAAAAGATATTTATTAAAAGGATATGCCATAAACAAAAAGCGCCTTTTGCAGACGCGGAGTAGGTTAAAAGAATTACAAAGTGCAATTGACTTTCTGCAAAAGAAATCTAAATATCAACTTTTAACTGGTCAGGAAAAAGAAATATTAGATTTACTTGCCAATTATTCTAAAACCTTAAGTCTTCTTGAGCAGTATGACAAAGGTAGAATAAAATTAGTAAAAAAATCCAAGGCGGAATTTGTTTTAGAATATGAAGAAGCAAAAAGGATTATTAAAGAAATAAAAAAAGATTTAATAAGTAAAAAAGAAGCAAGTGATTTATTTGGTCAAGATAACGAAGGAAGATTAGCAGGAATTATAAAAAATATTTATCAAACATTTAAAGGCAAAGAATTATATCCATCACTGGAAGAAAAGGCTGCCCACCTTTTGTATTTTATTGTAAAAGATCATCCTTTTATTGACGGAAATAAACGCATCGCCTCTTTTTTATTTGTTTATTTTCTGGATAAAAATAATTTTCTTTATAAAGAAAACCGCGAAAGAAAAATCAATGACAATGCTTTAACTGCTTTAACTCTTTTAATTGCGGTTAGCGAGCCAAAAGATAAGGATATTTTAATTAAAATCATTACAAATTTAATTAGTTAAAGATTATGCTTTATGAAACTCTTAATGCCTTAAAAGAATCTTTTGGGCCAGATTATTTTACCAGTCGCGTAGATGATGGGATAGCACAGAACCTTAATCCGAAGTTTGAATTGCGGGAATATCAAAAAGAAGCCTTGGGTCGGTTTGATTTTTATTTTTCTGAATATCAAAAAAGGCAATGGCCGGCTCACTTACTTTTCCATATGGCGACCGGAAGTGGAAAGACGCTTATAATGAAAAGTTTTTCCAAGTTTTTGATTTTGACGAAGGCAGGCCATTTGAGCCAGATTTCATAATGATTTTGAAGAAAAGGAACAAGGTTATTAGTATTTATCAGATTTTTATTGAACCTAAAGGGGTTGGACATATGATATGAATAAGCGATTTGAATTATCACAAGAGGGTTGGAAACAAAAATTTTTACTTGAGATAGAAAATAAGGCGGATACGGATTTGAAATTTGAGAATAAGTACTTTAAACTAATGGGATTGCCGTTCTATAATAAAACATTAGAAAAAGAATTTGAGGAGGCATTAGAAAATAAGATATTAAAATAGGTTCGAATTTTTTCCAACAGACACCGCCATTTTTTAATCTATGACTCCTATTAAATCGTAATCATTAGCATCTGTAATTTTTACCTTTTTTATCTCACCTAAAGAAAATGCTCCTTTAGTAATATAAACCTGACCATCTATCTCTGGTGCTTGCCATGGTGTTCGTCCCATTCCCACACAATCTTCTTCTAATTTTTCAATAAAAACAGGTTGTTCCTTACCAATGTAATTTTTGTGCTTTTTACGCACTATTTGTTTTTGAAGCTCCATCACTTCTTGATACCTCTGTTCTTTCATTCCCTCAGGCACTCTATCTTCCCATTTAAAGGCCTGTGTTCCCTCTTCAGGAGAATATTTGAATACACCCAGATGGTCAAATTCTATTTCTTTAAGAAAAGAAAGGAGTTTTTTAAAGGCTACTTGGGTCTCGTTAGGGAACCCCACCATTACCGTGGTGCGCAATTTTACTTCTGGTAGCTCTTCTCTCAATTGAATCAAGGTTTGCCTTATTTCCTTTTCAGTCATGCCTCGTCCCATAGCCTTCAACACCTTAGTATCTATATGTTGAATAGGAATATCCAGATAAGGAGTGAGGTGTTGGCAGGTAGAAAAGACCTCTATCAACGGAGGAATATGCTTAGGGTGGGTATAAAGAACCCTTAGCCAGGTAACACCTGTTTTTTCAAGTTGCTGAATTAATTTAGATAAACACGGTTTTCCGTAAATATCTATTCCATAAGCAGTGGTTTCTTGGGCTACCAGAATTACTTCCTTTATTCCTTGGGCAACTAATAATTCTACTTCCTCATAAACATCCTCTATGGGTCTACTTTTTAACCTCCCTCTTATGACTGGGATGGTACAAAAGGTGCAATGATTGGAACACCCCTCCGCAATCTTGACATAAGCAGTAAAAGGATTTGAAGGCAGACGTTTTAGATAGTGCTCTTGCTGCCAACCTGAACCTCCTAAGAGCAAACAAGGCAAAAATGGCTGTTTTAACCACTTAGGCAATGTAGCTAAACTTTTAAGCCCAAACCAAGCATCTACTTCAGGGAACAAACTTATTAATTTCTCTCGATAACGCTCTACTAGACATCCAATAACAATCAATTTTTTCCCTGGTTGTTTTTTTTGCGCAAGTTCTAAAATGGCCTCTATGGATTCTTCTATAGCTGGTTTAATAAAAGCACAGGTGCTTAGGAGAAATATTTTGGCCTCTTTTGGTTCTTCCACAATCTCAAAACCTGCTTCATAAAGTAAGGCAGATAAAATCTCGCTATCTACCAAGTTTTTAGGACAGCCTAGGGAGAGAAAGTATACTTTTTGCATCTTACCTTTACAAATATCTTATTGCTATAATAAATATTTTCACATTTTGCAAACTTTTCACCCTTATCCTGACTTTAAGCTTAATGGTAAAGATAAGTTTTGAAAGGATGATGTGGGAACTTGAGGACATTGAAGAATTGGTGTTTATATATCCTAACCATAAGGTTTTGAAGAAAATAACAAGGCTGTCTGAGAAACAAAGAGGCTTTTTGATATCTTTACTTTATCTGCCTACCTGCCTGTGCGTTGCACGCAGACAGGCCAAGGATACAGTTAGACAAACTTACTCTGGATTAAAAAGCAATGGTATTTCTGGAGAAAATAAATTTTTTTGACCTTCTTGGCGAAAATCAGGTAATAGTGAGAAAAGTTAGGCGAAGTTTAAGGTAATTAATTCATTTATAACAAAACTTGCTCTAACCGTTTAAAATCTAGGTATTTTTGCGTAAGTGCTAGCCCTCTTTCTTCTTTTTCTTTTTCTTTAAGACTTACACGGGCAGCAATGTCTCGGACCTTTTGGGCCACTGTATAAGTATCATCTCCCACAAGAATAATGGGAACATTCTTCTGGTCTGCTTTTGAGAGAATAATATTGTTGGGAATGAGATTACCAGTTAGTATCAAACACTTTACCCCTTCTTCAATAGCTACTAATTGAATATCTGCCCTATCACCCCCTACAATTACACCTGGGTTTAGGGAATTACGAAGGTATTCAGTAAACTTGTCTACTTCCATACCTCCTACAAGGTAATTTTGCACAAAGTTATTGGCACCTTGGTATCCTGAAAGTAGTTGTCCTCCTAGTTTCTCATTCAATTCGGACACCTTTACAGCGCTAAGGAAACTATCATAAGGTATGAGACCTAGCACCGGAATCTCTCTTTTTTCTAACCAAGGAACAATTAACTCTGTGATGTCTAGTCTCTGCTCTTCCTTTATATGGTTTAATACTATTCCCCGGAAATCTTCCTTCAATATTTTTTTAATTTCGGTGATATTATCTAAAAAAGACGTTCCTGTGTATTTATCAACAAGGATAAGCTGAGCATTTAATGCCCTTATTATGTCTACTCCAGAAATTCCTAGAAAAGCCCCTTGCCATACTGTTTCTGAGCCGCCTATTATAACTATGTCTTTTCTAGTGGCGATAACTTCAAATGTCTTCTTGACCTCTGACATTAATTCTCCTATCTCTCCTCGCACAGCCTTTACCATTAATTCATAATCTAAAAGAACAGGAGATATATAAGACAAATCATCTTTAAGTCCTAAGCTCTGATAGATAAAATAGGCCAGTCTATCAGTAACGATATCAGTTTCTACCCGGTAAGGAGTAGTTCCAAGTGGTTTGAAGTAACCGACCTTCAATTTTTTTTCCAGAAAATATTTCCCTATTCCTAAGGTAATAAGCCCCTTGCCTGAAAAGGGCACCGTTGATCCAATATAAATTACTTTCATTATTTTCTTCCTCCATATTAACTACTAATTCAAGGCTTAAAAATTTTTCTCTTCTTTTCTTTCTACTGCTGCCTTTAAATATTGATAAGCCCTTTCTGCTTCCTTAACGGCTGTTGGGTCTTCCAAAGTGGTAATGTCTCCTAACTTCTGTCCTGTAATAACTGCCTTAAGTAATCTTCTCATAATCTTTCCACTTCTTGTCTTAGGGACTGTCTCCACAAAAAGAATAATGGCATCTGAGGCCACAATAGGGCCAATGGTCTTTCTTAAGTGCAGTTTCAATTCTGTCTCAAGCTCTGGGCTTGGACTAACTCCCTGTTTAAGCACAGTAAAAATACAGGGCACTTCTCCTTTTAACTTATGTGGTTTTCCGATACAAGCAGACTCCACTACCGTTGGATGCATAAGCATAGCTGACTCTATTTCAGCAGTTCCTACTCGGTGACCTGCAACCTTAAGCACATCATCTGCCCTTCCCAAAACCCATAAGTATCCATCTTGATCCTTTACCGCATAATCGCCTGTGTAAAACCGCCACTGTTTGTTTTTTGTAAATTTTGACCAATAAACATCAATATACCTCTCAGGGTCTTGATATAATGTCGTAAGCATACTTGGCCAGGGAGTAGATATTACAAGATAACCCCTTTCTCCAGGGTTACAAGGGTTTCCATCTACATCCAAGACTTCCATTTTTACGCCAGGTAATGGGAAACCATTTGTTCCTGGTTTAAGGGGAAAGATTTTCCCTAAACCTGGGAAATGTCCTGTCAATATCTGGCCTGTTTCTGTCATCCACCAGGTGCTTGTGGCAACCACATCCTCTCTCCCCAAGTTCTTAAAGTACCAGTGGAATACCTTTGGATTGATAGGTTCTCCTACAGAATGGATAATTCTTAAAGTAGACAAATCGTGTTTTTTTATAAGATCTAATGGGAATTTCATCAACATCCTTATAGCCGTGGGTGTAGTATAAAATACGGTAACCGCATATCTTTCTATAATATCCCACCATCTGTCAGGCCAAGGGTAATCCGGTGCACCTTCATACATGATGGTAGTAGTGCCTGTCATTAGCGGTCCATAAACGATATAAGAATGCCCTGTGACCCACCCAATATCAGCCACACACCAATAAATGTCTTCTTCGTTTATATCAAATATAAGCTTCATAGTAGCACATAACCCCACGGCATAACCACCAATGCTATGTTGAACACCTTTTGGTTTTCCAGTAGTGCCTGATGTATAAAGGATATAAGAGATACTATCTGATTTGAGCCTTTCTGGTTCTATTCTTGCATTTTCGGGAATATCTTTAATAAATTCATGGTGCCAAATATCTTTTATTTCCTTCCAAGGTATACCTGGCCTGTCTGTTCGGTTAACTACAATGACATGTTCTATATTGTGCCCCCGTTTTTCACAAATATTTACAGCTTCATCCACAATCTCTTTTAATGGTTTTACTTTACCCCTTCTATATAGAGCGTCCGCAGTAACAATTATGCGTGAGCCAGCCGCAATTGCTCTTTCAGCTAGAGCCAAGGCACTGAATCCACTGTAGACAATACTATGTGATGCTCCAAGTCTTTGCACTGCCAACATATAAAGGAGAAGTTCGGGAATCATAGGCATATAAAATGTCAAGATTTCATCCTTCTTAACACCCAACTTTTCCCTTAAAGCATAAGCAATGCGGTTTGTCTGCTGATAAAGGTCGTAGTAGGTAAATTTTTTAAGCTCCTTGGGTTTTTTGACTGTTTCATCATAAGGTTCTCCTTCCCAAATCAAGGCCAGTTTGTTCTTTCTCCCTTGCTCAATTTGCCAATCCAAACAGAGATAGGATAAGTTTGTTTCTGCTCCTACAAACCACTTATAAAATGGAGGATTGCTATCATCAAGAACCCTATCCCACTTCTTAAACCAAAAAAGCTTATTTGCCCATTTCTCCCACCAGTTCTCAATAGCCTTCTTATCCTTAATAGTATT contains these protein-coding regions:
- a CDS encoding DNA methyltransferase; the encoded protein is MTDKNLQSEIEKLKAEIERLKKELKKRKKYGLVGEDKPEDVVKMCREKLPVLKEVKTKEIITDITDKEKPVNLLIEGDNYHALSVLNYTHVKKVDVIYIDPPYNTGNDEFKYNDAFNHSSWLVFMKNRLEVARNLLQDNGVIFVQCDDNEQAYLKVLMDEIFGRDNFINTISLRISPPEGVKTTYMYMLETDKK
- a CDS encoding DNA methyltransferase codes for the protein MGYALWILPREYRRTNGKGRIIPLSQKLKEEGLIADLDDKRFTKWIIDNSNRIFQLIDAGKYKNIKKYRKDKFQWTDDGKIIIYKGRKVHFLKEGLKETDDGLTLDRLLCDFWKDISFNNLFQEGGVSLIGGKKPEKLIKRILEMFTTKDDIILDFFMGTGTTCAVAHKMGRQYIGVEQLDYGENSAVVRLKNVINGDQTGISKAVGWKGGGDFVYLELLKWNQNFVEKIQKAKTKEELKKLWETMKKKAFLSYKVDVKTIDEHAKNFEELSIEDQKRFLLECLDKNHLYVNYSEIDDEEYGVSEKDNKLNREFYDYDF
- the rhuM gene encoding virulence protein RhuM/Fic/DOC family protein, with amino-acid sequence MAKNNFQKGEIVIYKTPKNEVEVEVRFEKETVWLRQDEIARLYGKERSVITKHINNIFRDKEVDKKSNVQKLHIAGSDKPVAFYSLDVILAVGYRTNSARAIHFRKWATNVLKRYLLKGYAINKKRLLQTRSRLKELQSAIDFLQKKSKYQLLTGQEKEILDLLANYSKTLSLLEQYDKGRIKLVKKSKAEFVLEYEEAKRIIKEIKKDLISKKEASDLFGQDNEGRLAGIIKNIYQTFKGKELYPSLEEKAAHLLYFIVKDHPFIDGNKRIASFLFVYFLDKNNFLYKENRERKINDNALTALTLLIAVSEPKDKDILIKIITNLIS
- a CDS encoding DEAD/DEAH box helicase family protein, whose product is MLYETLNALKESFGPDYFTSRVDDGIAQNLNPKFELREYQKEALGRFDFYFSEYQKRQWPAHLLFHMATGSGKTLIMKSFSKFLILTKAGHLSQIS
- the rimO gene encoding 30S ribosomal protein S12 methylthiotransferase RimO, whose amino-acid sequence is MQKVYFLSLGCPKNLVDSEILSALLYEAGFEIVEEPKEAKIFLLSTCAFIKPAIEESIEAILELAQKKQPGKKLIVIGCLVERYREKLISLFPEVDAWFGLKSLATLPKWLKQPFLPCLLLGGSGWQQEHYLKRLPSNPFTAYVKIAEGCSNHCTFCTIPVIRGRLKSRPIEDVYEEVELLVAQGIKEVILVAQETTAYGIDIYGKPCLSKLIQQLEKTGVTWLRVLYTHPKHIPPLIEVFSTCQHLTPYLDIPIQHIDTKVLKAMGRGMTEKEIRQTLIQLREELPEVKLRTTVMVGFPNETQVAFKKLLSFLKEIEFDHLGVFKYSPEEGTQAFKWEDRVPEGMKEQRYQEVMELQKQIVRKKHKNYIGKEQPVFIEKLEEDCVGMGRTPWQAPEIDGQVYITKGAFSLGEIKKVKITDANDYDLIGVID
- a CDS encoding DRTGG domain-containing protein; the protein is MKVIYIGSTVPFSGKGLITLGIGKYFLEKKLKVGYFKPLGTTPYRVETDIVTDRLAYFIYQSLGLKDDLSYISPVLLDYELMVKAVRGEIGELMSEVKKTFEVIATRKDIVIIGGSETVWQGAFLGISGVDIIRALNAQLILVDKYTGTSFLDNITEIKKILKEDFRGIVLNHIKEEQRLDITELIVPWLEKREIPVLGLIPYDSFLSAVKVSELNEKLGGQLLSGYQGANNFVQNYLVGGMEVDKFTEYLRNSLNPGVIVGGDRADIQLVAIEEGVKCLILTGNLIPNNIILSKADQKNVPIILVGDDTYTVAQKVRDIAARVSLKEKEKEERGLALTQKYLDFKRLEQVLL
- the acs gene encoding acetate--CoA ligase — translated: MAEERIYEEFGQYIVPSSWKDKVWDIKEYQRFHENTIKDKKAIENWWEKWANKLFWFKKWDRVLDDSNPPFYKWFVGAETNLSYLCLDWQIEQGRKNKLALIWEGEPYDETVKKPKELKKFTYYDLYQQTNRIAYALREKLGVKKDEILTFYMPMIPELLLYMLAVQRLGASHSIVYSGFSALALAERAIAAGSRIIVTADALYRRGKVKPLKEIVDEAVNICEKRGHNIEHVIVVNRTDRPGIPWKEIKDIWHHEFIKDIPENARIEPERLKSDSISYILYTSGTTGKPKGVQHSIGGYAVGLCATMKLIFDINEEDIYWCVADIGWVTGHSYIVYGPLMTGTTTIMYEGAPDYPWPDRWWDIIERYAVTVFYTTPTAIRMLMKFPLDLIKKHDLSTLRIIHSVGEPINPKVFHWYFKNLGREDVVATSTWWMTETGQILTGHFPGLGKIFPLKPGTNGFPLPGVKMEVLDVDGNPCNPGERGYLVISTPWPSMLTTLYQDPERYIDVYWSKFTKNKQWRFYTGDYAVKDQDGYLWVLGRADDVLKVAGHRVGTAEIESAMLMHPTVVESACIGKPHKLKGEVPCIFTVLKQGVSPSPELETELKLHLRKTIGPIVASDAIILFVETVPKTRSGKIMRRLLKAVITGQKLGDITTLEDPTAVKEAERAYQYLKAAVERKEEKNF